One stretch of Hevea brasiliensis isolate MT/VB/25A 57/8 chromosome 12, ASM3005281v1, whole genome shotgun sequence DNA includes these proteins:
- the LOC110669810 gene encoding GPN-loop GTPase QQT1 isoform X2, with protein MVFGQVVIGPPGSGKTTYCNGMSQFLSLIGRKVAVINLDPANDSLPYDCAVNIEDLIKLSDVMMEHSLGPNGGLVYCMDYLEKNIDWLQSKLEPLLKDHYLLFDFPGQVELFFLHSNAKNVIMKLIKKLNLRLTVVHLVDAHLCSDPGKYISALLLSLSTMLHLELPHINVLSKIDLIESYGKLAFNLDFYTDVQNLSYLQRHLDEDPRASKKLTKELCEVIEDYSLVDFATLDIQDKESVGNLVKLIDKSNGYIFAGIDASAVEFSKIAVRPVDWDYYRVAAVQEKYMKDDENFDYDNN; from the exons ATGGTGTTTGGGCAAGTAGTCATAGGTCCACCTGGATCTGGAAAAACCACTTATTGCAATGGCATGTCTCAGTTCCTTAGCCTCATCGGAAG GAAGGTTGCAGTCATCAATTTGGATCCTGCAAATGATTCGTTGCC ATATGACTGTGCTGTGAATATTGAGGATCTCATTAAGCTAAGTGATGTAATGATGGAGCATTCTCTTGGTCCCAATGGAG GTCTTGTGTATTGCATGGATTATTTGGAGAAGAATATCGACTGGTTGCAATCTAAATTGGAACCTCTGTTGAAAG ATCACTACCTTCTTTTTGATTTTCCTGGTCAGGTGGAATTATTTTTTCTTCACTCAAATGCCAAGAATGTTATAATGAAACTCATCAAGAAGTTGAACCTTAGG TTGACAGTTGTACATTTAGTTGATGCCCATCTCTGCAGTGATCCTGGGAAATATATTAGTGCATTGCTTCTCTCCTTATCAACTATGCTTCATCTGGAACTCCCTCACATTAATGTCTTGTCTAAGATTGATCTAATTGAGAGCTATGGAAAACTAG CTTTCAACCTCGATTTCTACACAGATGTTCAAAACTTATCATATTTGCAGCGCCACCTTGATGAGGATCCTCGTGCTTCTAA AAAACTTACAAAGGAGCTATGTGAGGTGATAGAAGATTACAGTCTAGTTGATTTCGCAACCTTAGATATCCAG GATAAAGAGAGCGTAGGAAATCTTGTGAAATTGATAGACAAAAGCAATGGGTACATATTTGCTGGCATTGATGCCAGTGCAGTTGAATTCAGCAAAATTGCAGTCCGCCCTGTTGATTGGGATTATTACAG GGTGGCAGCAGTGCAAGAGAAGTACATGAAAGATGATGAAAATTTTGATTATGACAATAACTAA
- the LOC110669810 gene encoding GPN-loop GTPase QQT1 isoform X3: MVFGQVVIGPPGSGKTTYCNGMSQFLSLIGRKVAVINLDPANDSLPYDCAVNIEDLIKLSDVMMEHSLGPNGDHYLLFDFPGQVELFFLHSNAKNVIMKLIKKLNLRLTVVHLVDAHLCSDPGKYISALLLSLSTMLHLELPHINVLSKIDLIESYGKLAFNLDFYTDVQNLSYLQRHLDEDPRASKYRKLTKELCEVIEDYSLVDFATLDIQDKESVGNLVKLIDKSNGYIFAGIDASAVEFSKIAVRPVDWDYYRVAAVQEKYMKDDENFDYDNN, encoded by the exons ATGGTGTTTGGGCAAGTAGTCATAGGTCCACCTGGATCTGGAAAAACCACTTATTGCAATGGCATGTCTCAGTTCCTTAGCCTCATCGGAAG GAAGGTTGCAGTCATCAATTTGGATCCTGCAAATGATTCGTTGCC ATATGACTGTGCTGTGAATATTGAGGATCTCATTAAGCTAAGTGATGTAATGATGGAGCATTCTCTTGGTCCCAATGGAG ATCACTACCTTCTTTTTGATTTTCCTGGTCAGGTGGAATTATTTTTTCTTCACTCAAATGCCAAGAATGTTATAATGAAACTCATCAAGAAGTTGAACCTTAGG TTGACAGTTGTACATTTAGTTGATGCCCATCTCTGCAGTGATCCTGGGAAATATATTAGTGCATTGCTTCTCTCCTTATCAACTATGCTTCATCTGGAACTCCCTCACATTAATGTCTTGTCTAAGATTGATCTAATTGAGAGCTATGGAAAACTAG CTTTCAACCTCGATTTCTACACAGATGTTCAAAACTTATCATATTTGCAGCGCCACCTTGATGAGGATCCTCGTGCTTCTAAGTACAG AAAACTTACAAAGGAGCTATGTGAGGTGATAGAAGATTACAGTCTAGTTGATTTCGCAACCTTAGATATCCAG GATAAAGAGAGCGTAGGAAATCTTGTGAAATTGATAGACAAAAGCAATGGGTACATATTTGCTGGCATTGATGCCAGTGCAGTTGAATTCAGCAAAATTGCAGTCCGCCCTGTTGATTGGGATTATTACAG GGTGGCAGCAGTGCAAGAGAAGTACATGAAAGATGATGAAAATTTTGATTATGACAATAACTAA
- the LOC110669810 gene encoding GPN-loop GTPase QQT1 isoform X1: MVFGQVVIGPPGSGKTTYCNGMSQFLSLIGRKVAVINLDPANDSLPYDCAVNIEDLIKLSDVMMEHSLGPNGGLVYCMDYLEKNIDWLQSKLEPLLKDHYLLFDFPGQVELFFLHSNAKNVIMKLIKKLNLRLTVVHLVDAHLCSDPGKYISALLLSLSTMLHLELPHINVLSKIDLIESYGKLAFNLDFYTDVQNLSYLQRHLDEDPRASKYRKLTKELCEVIEDYSLVDFATLDIQDKESVGNLVKLIDKSNGYIFAGIDASAVEFSKIAVRPVDWDYYRVAAVQEKYMKDDENFDYDNN, from the exons ATGGTGTTTGGGCAAGTAGTCATAGGTCCACCTGGATCTGGAAAAACCACTTATTGCAATGGCATGTCTCAGTTCCTTAGCCTCATCGGAAG GAAGGTTGCAGTCATCAATTTGGATCCTGCAAATGATTCGTTGCC ATATGACTGTGCTGTGAATATTGAGGATCTCATTAAGCTAAGTGATGTAATGATGGAGCATTCTCTTGGTCCCAATGGAG GTCTTGTGTATTGCATGGATTATTTGGAGAAGAATATCGACTGGTTGCAATCTAAATTGGAACCTCTGTTGAAAG ATCACTACCTTCTTTTTGATTTTCCTGGTCAGGTGGAATTATTTTTTCTTCACTCAAATGCCAAGAATGTTATAATGAAACTCATCAAGAAGTTGAACCTTAGG TTGACAGTTGTACATTTAGTTGATGCCCATCTCTGCAGTGATCCTGGGAAATATATTAGTGCATTGCTTCTCTCCTTATCAACTATGCTTCATCTGGAACTCCCTCACATTAATGTCTTGTCTAAGATTGATCTAATTGAGAGCTATGGAAAACTAG CTTTCAACCTCGATTTCTACACAGATGTTCAAAACTTATCATATTTGCAGCGCCACCTTGATGAGGATCCTCGTGCTTCTAAGTACAG AAAACTTACAAAGGAGCTATGTGAGGTGATAGAAGATTACAGTCTAGTTGATTTCGCAACCTTAGATATCCAG GATAAAGAGAGCGTAGGAAATCTTGTGAAATTGATAGACAAAAGCAATGGGTACATATTTGCTGGCATTGATGCCAGTGCAGTTGAATTCAGCAAAATTGCAGTCCGCCCTGTTGATTGGGATTATTACAG GGTGGCAGCAGTGCAAGAGAAGTACATGAAAGATGATGAAAATTTTGATTATGACAATAACTAA
- the LOC110669797 gene encoding LIM domain-containing protein WLIM1 produces the protein MAFAGTTQKCMACDKTVYLVDKLTADNRVYHKACFRCHHCKGTLKLGNYNSFEGVLYCRPHFDQLFKRTGSLDKSFEGTPKIVKSDKPADGEKPNAAKVSSMFGGTRDKCFGCKNTVYPTEKVTVNGTPYHKSCFKCIHGGCVISPSNYIAHEGRLYCKHHHNQLIKEKGNLSQLEGDTENSMNEKANGREVAAES, from the exons ATGGCCTTTGCAGGAACAACCCAGAAGTGCATGGCATGCGACAAGACTGTCTATCTTGTGGATAAGTTAACTGCCGATAACCGTGTCTACCATAAGGCCTGCTTCCGATGCCATCACTGCAAAGGAACACTCAAG CTTGGCAACTACAATTCCTTTGAAGGGGTACTCTATTGCAGGCCACATTTCGATCAACTCTTCAAAAGAACTGGCAGTTTGGACAAGAGCTTTGAGG GGACGCCAAAAATTGTAAAATCTGATAAACCTGCTGATGGTGAG AAACCTAATGCTGCTAAAGTCTCAAGCATGTTCGGTGGAACCAGAGATAAATGTTTTGGCTGCAAGAACACTGTCTATCCAACTGAGAAG GTTACAGTGAATGGAACTCCTTACCACAAGAGCTGCTTCAAATGCATCCATGGAGGATGTGTAATTAGCCCATCCAACTACATTGCACATGAAGGCAGACTCTACTGCAAACACCACCACAACCAACTCATCAAGGAAAAGGGCAACTTAAGCCAGCTTGAGGGTGACACTGAAAACTCCATGAATGAGAAAGCTAATGGAAGAGAAGTTGCTGCTGAATCATAG
- the LOC110669796 gene encoding F-box protein At3g12350: MGMGHDCQVACLLITEIMGGEDKVGGLGLAHWGILINKIARNYIFVTNTPALELHNPVLTSKLVRLNLANLADQNYSLLSKNLPFSFISLSPSPKKHFSRKSDFFQVTEMNSYSFSDFPEDVQLCILSFLTPTEVAIFACTSRRFSPLCQDDSKLWYAICDRRWGSKTQIKKWGNGKISYKLLYRTLNKWENLIGFWRRCGHGQHRQSAGVKPPALVFFEWGPSFLSGTRVSPSQNGTYHVTKTPFLWMGILPEGQIINYLDPDGNNSGLSGELGFLEMDLIPVNVNFIGDMHLTVEENVGFAYSRSAGATNLKGEYGEDVSNGLESGSPGSLSETSELYQYYANRMSPGADRSWRRQRRREKEKQGRKKWATEHFLRIVDSSPTPARPLQGLWKGICDDMKLEFYLVTYDGVGISCRRVGDLSEPLSSSTPVFWTSSPVFIVSPFSPEEEHLYRSRIHLHLSMTSEDMHYEVVSRIMYINSSYDLVIPGLAGGSANPWHVEGRIWQYENGTFGFGFLRDNYVIDLKHIAQDGCLLDTMEGFCD; the protein is encoded by the exons ATGGGCATGGGCCACGATTGCCAGGTGGCCTGTTTGCTAATAACTGAAATAATGGGCGGAGAGGACAAGGTTGGGGGGCTAGGGCTAGCTCATTGGGGGATTTTAATTAACAAAATTGCTCGAAATTACATATTTGTCACCAACACGCCAGCACTTGAACTGCATAACCCAGTCCTGACTTCGAAGCTTGTGCGGCTTAATCTTGCAAATTTAGCGGATCAGAATTATTCCCTCCTCTCCAAGAATCTCCCATTTTCCTttatttctctctctccctctcccaaaAAGCACTTTTCCAGAAAATCAGACTTTTTTCAGGTGACGGAAATGAATTCCTATTCCTTCTCTGATTTCCCCGAGGACGTCCAGCTCTGTATCCTTTCGTTCCTAACCCCAACAGAGGTTGCCATTTTCGCTTGCACATCGAGGCGATTCTCTCCACTCTGCCAAGACGACAGCAAGCTCTGGTACGCAATTTGTGATAGGCGGTGGGGATCCAAGACCCAAATCAAGAAATGGGGTAATGGGAAAATCTCCTACAAGCTCCTCTATAGAACTCTCAACAAATGGGAGAATCTGATTGGTTTCTGGCGCCGGTGCGGCCACGGTCAACATAGGCAATCCGCCGGTGTGAAACCTCCGGCGTTAGTTTTCTTCGAGTGGGGTCCGTCGTTTCTTTCTGGTACTAGAGTCTCTCCGTCTCAAAATGGTACATATCATGTAACCAAAACGCCGTTCCTTTGGATGGGCATATTACCGGAGGGTCAAATTATAAATTACCTTGATCCCGATGGGAATAATAGTGGGCTATCTGGTGAATTGGGATTCTTGGAGATGGATTTGATTCCGGTTAACGTTAATTTTATCGGGGATATGCATCTTACTGTGGAAGAGAATGTGGGTTTTGCTTATTCAAGGAGTGCAGGTGCGACGAATTTGAAAGGGGAGTATGGTGAGGATGTGAGTAATGGGCTAGAAAGTGGGTCTCCGGGGAGCTTATCGGAAACTTCGGAGTTGTATCAATATTATGCGAATAGAATGAGTCCTGGAGCAGATAGGTCCTGGAGGAGgcagaggaggagagagaaagagaagcaGGGGAGGAAGAAGTGGGCGACAGAACATTTCTTGAGGATTGTTGATTCCTCGCCTACGCCAGCTCGGCCATTGCAGGGATTATGGAAG GGAATTTGTGATGATATGAAGTTGGAATTCTATCTTGTAACATATGATGGGGTTGGCATCTCTTGCCGAAGGGTTGGGGACTTGTCTGAACCGCTTTCTAGTTCTACACCAGTGTTCTGGACATCAAGTCCTGTATTTATTGTGTCTCCATTTTCACCTGAGGAAGAACATCTGTACAGGAGCCGCATACATCTGCATCTGTCCATGACATCAGAGGACATGCATTATGAGGTGGTCTCTCGCATTATGTACATCAACTCAAGTTATGATTTAGTCATCCCAGGTTTGGCAGGAGGTTCTGCAAATCCTTGGCATGTTGAGGGAAGGATTTGGCAATACGAGAATGGGACATTTGGTTTTGGGTTTCTTCGGGACAACTATGTTATTGACCTAAAGCACATTGCCCAAGATGGTTGTCTCCTTGATACAATGGAGGGTTTCTGTGATTGA
- the LOC110669761 gene encoding uncharacterized protein LOC110669761, whose product MCCHAWTQYNAQIPHAPFPKPLIHVPTVHFPSVTLSCLLASRCLSLIGSIPLFKPPPQQIIPLALFTHTISPILSPLPSRPTYPSPFSFSYHFLSFTMIKTLSPYSTAKTAEIMSRYRPIAPKPELPANSLGDTPSMSQKIRQSPYLRNLWPQLQARPTRTRKRGRATMSPPTIKRPRTHLFGLSSPSHVPSPARHLSLQGFAYGISQLPVPNLAGVDSKLENPVSTASDLVTLPLLPCQPSVPPVGNQPIAPEINCMEQRREVIDLNTTVAEIPEEKDLLQQLQETLTGNIITPQPIRPVGSSISVGCISEDPSSTPPVQLPKKPEEVEQEVEFESLPAVISDSKYKVRLANSAYKEMVGQPECSWLDLMVMGDGRFGGSSSKRICGEVKLHLADSKVPTSSNGFSCWVRIEWGHEGKKKAINAFCDVIRLSCESKDYLFTWRFHAHNREGSESSNTA is encoded by the coding sequence ATGTGTTGCCATGCATGGACCCAGTACAATGCTCAAATCCCACATGCTCCTTTCCCTAAACCTCTCATACACGTACCCACCGTACATTTTCCAAGTGTCACCCTCTCGTGCCTCCTTGCTTCACGTTGCCTTTCTCTCATTGGCTCTATCCCTCTCTTTAAACCCCCACCTCAACAAATCATTCCTCTCGCTCTTTTTACACACACCATTTCCCCCATTCTTTCACCTCTCCCGTCTCGTCCTACCTACCCTTCGCCATTTTCTTTCTCTTACCATTTTCTAAGCTTCACAATGATCAAGACCCTGAGTCCCTACTCCACTGCAAAAACAGCTGAGATTATGTCTAGGTACAGGCCCATAGCACCAAAGCCTGAGCTTCCTGCCAACTCCTTGGGTGACACCCCGTCAATGTCTCAGAAGATTAGGCAATCTCCTTATCTCAGGAATCTCTGGCCTCAATTGCAAGCCAGGCCTACTAGAACCAGAAAGAGAGGCAGAGCTACCATGTCTCCTCCCACCATCAAAAGACCAAGAACCCATCTTTTTGGTCTTTCCTCTCCCAGTCATGTGCCATCACCTGCCAGACATCTCTCCTTGCAGGGTTTTGCTTATGGGATTTCTCAGCTTCCTGTTCCCAACCTCGCTGGTGTTGATAGCAAGTTGGAAAATCCAGTGTCAACCGCTTCAGATTTGGTGACACTTCCTCTTCTTCCGTGTCAGCCATCGGTTCCTCCTGTTGGTAACCAACCTATAGCACCTGAAATCAATTGCATGGAACAACGTAGAGAGGTCATAGATTTGAACACTACTGTGGCTGAAATCCCAGAAGAGAAGGATCTCTTGCAGCAATTACAAGAAACTCTCACCGGCAATATTATAACACCTCAGCCAATTCGACCAGTTGGCTCAAGCATAAGCGTTGGGTGCATCAGTGAAGACCCAAGCTCAACCCCACCAGTGCAACTTCCAAAGAAGCCAGAGGAGGTTGAACAAGAAGTTGAGTTCGAGTCCTTGCCAGCCGTGATATCTGATTCCAAGTACAAAGTGCGGCTGGCAAATTCTGCCTATAAAGAAATGGTGGGACAACCAGAGTGCTCGTGGCTCGACTTGATGGTGATGGGCGATGGCAGGTTTGGAGGTAGCTCAAGCAAAAGGATCTGTGGAGAGGTGAAGCTTCATCTTGCTGATTCAAAGGTGCCCACTTCTTCAAATGGATTTTCATGCTGGGTGAGAATAGAATGGGGACATGAGGGGAAGAAGAAAGCCATCAATGCTTTTTGTGATGTTATCAGATTGTCCTGCGAGTCCAAGGATTACCTCTTCACCTGGAGGTTCCACGCTCATAACAGGGAGGGCTCCGAGTCCAGCAACACTGCTTGA
- the LOC110669808 gene encoding uncharacterized protein LOC110669808 isoform X2: MEDKTRPSNIPSNYVTLQQLQERWIKEQQRKLKEKEEEQNQEEEQQNEEKDPNPQVHLIKDARSSRRNRNRRNESRNRNLTETGFGGCPEENHAPAVSAVVEGNESESTVKETKSNDLGNKKKKNWKRKGKEKKKEKLIDDGEARAQEEEERKVREPRAPPVKSEENTPVTRPEKTRDMRLDYRPKFTSAIKKSGGTLKNVEEVENEAEKSGGTLKNVEEVENEAEKRGGTLKNVDEVENEAEKSGGTLKNVEEVENAAEKSEGTLKIERKLEDFSIRNESHRSETQNRVVNRRYGDHRGYNRIDNRTLNRRYYEYRGYNGGLSRSYGQHRGSYRRFNQFAEQKGRHSGMVWVKKEEVADAGEGARDRSSSNSVEQ; this comes from the exons ATGGAGGACAAGACAAGGCCCTCAAATATTCCATCTAATTACGTCACTCTCCAACAACTTCAAGAACGCTGGATTAAAGAGCAGCAGCGTAAGCTCAAGGAGAAAGAGGAAGAACAAAACCAGGAAGAGGAGCagcaaaatgaagaaaaagaCCCAAACCCCCAAGTTCACCTAATCAAAGACGCCCGATCGAGTCGAAGAAATCGCAACCGACGTAATGAGAGCAGAAATCGCAATTTGACGGAAACTGGTTTTGGTGGTTGTCCAGAGGAAAACCACGCTCCAGCGGTTTCTGCTGTTGTTGAAGGAAATGAGAGTGAGAGTACTGTGAAGGAGACGAAGAGCAATGATTtgggaaataagaaaaagaagaattGGAAGAGGAAggggaaggagaagaagaaggagaagctGATCGATGATGGAGAAGCTAGGGCACAAGAAGAGGAAGAACGAAAGGTACGCGAGCCACGCGCGCCGCCTGTTAAGAGCGAGGAGAATACCCCGGTTACGAGGCCTGAGAAAACGAGGGATATGAGGTTGGATTATAGGCCTAAATTTACTAGTGCGATTAAGAAGAGTG GTGGAACATTGAAAAATGTGGAGGAAGTTGAGAATGAGGCGGAGAAGAGTGGTGGAACATTGAAAAATGTGGAGGAAGTTGAGAATGAGGCGGAGAAGAGAGGTGGAACATTGAAAAATGTGGATGAAGTTGAGAATGAGGCGGAGAAGAGTGGTGGAACATTGAAAAATGTGGAGGAAGTTGAGAATGCGGCGGAGAAGAGTGAGGGGACTCTGAAGATTGAGCGAAAGCTTGAGGATTTTTCTATAAGAAATGAGAGTCACAGATCGGAGACGCAAAATAGGGTTGTTAATCGCAGATATGGCGATCATAGAGGTTATAATAGGATTGATAATAGGACTCTTAATCGCAGGTATTATGAATATAGAGGTTATAATGGTGGTCTGAGTCGCAGTTATGGGCAGCACAGAGGAAGTTATAGGAGGTTTAATCAGTTTGCAGAGCAGAAGGGGAGACATAGTGGAATGGTTTGGGTGAAGAAAGAAGAGGTTGCTGATGCTGGTGAGGGTGCCAGAGATCGAAGCTCGAGCAACTCAGTGGAGCAATGA
- the LOC110669808 gene encoding uncharacterized protein LOC110669808 isoform X1, which produces MEDKTRPSNIPSNYVTLQQLQERWIKEQQRKLKEKEEEQNQEEEQQNEEKDPNPQVHLIKDARSSRRNRNRRNESRNRNLTETGFGGCPEENHAPAVSAVVEGNESESTVKETKSNDLGNKKKKNWKRKGKEKKKEKLIDDGEARAQEEEERKVREPRAPPVKSEENTPVTRPEKTRDMRLDYRPKFTSAIKKSGRIAKNVDEVENEAEKRGGTLKNVEEVENEAEKSGGTLKNVEEVENEAEKRGGTLKNVDEVENEAEKSGGTLKNVEEVENAAEKSEGTLKIERKLEDFSIRNESHRSETQNRVVNRRYGDHRGYNRIDNRTLNRRYYEYRGYNGGLSRSYGQHRGSYRRFNQFAEQKGRHSGMVWVKKEEVADAGEGARDRSSSNSVEQ; this is translated from the coding sequence ATGGAGGACAAGACAAGGCCCTCAAATATTCCATCTAATTACGTCACTCTCCAACAACTTCAAGAACGCTGGATTAAAGAGCAGCAGCGTAAGCTCAAGGAGAAAGAGGAAGAACAAAACCAGGAAGAGGAGCagcaaaatgaagaaaaagaCCCAAACCCCCAAGTTCACCTAATCAAAGACGCCCGATCGAGTCGAAGAAATCGCAACCGACGTAATGAGAGCAGAAATCGCAATTTGACGGAAACTGGTTTTGGTGGTTGTCCAGAGGAAAACCACGCTCCAGCGGTTTCTGCTGTTGTTGAAGGAAATGAGAGTGAGAGTACTGTGAAGGAGACGAAGAGCAATGATTtgggaaataagaaaaagaagaattGGAAGAGGAAggggaaggagaagaagaaggagaagctGATCGATGATGGAGAAGCTAGGGCACAAGAAGAGGAAGAACGAAAGGTACGCGAGCCACGCGCGCCGCCTGTTAAGAGCGAGGAGAATACCCCGGTTACGAGGCCTGAGAAAACGAGGGATATGAGGTTGGATTATAGGCCTAAATTTACTAGTGCGATTAAGAAGAGTGGTCGAATagcaaaaaatgtggatgaagttGAGAATGAGGCGGAGAAGAGAGGTGGAACATTGAAAAATGTGGAGGAAGTTGAGAATGAGGCGGAGAAGAGTGGTGGAACATTGAAAAATGTGGAGGAAGTTGAGAATGAGGCGGAGAAGAGAGGTGGAACATTGAAAAATGTGGATGAAGTTGAGAATGAGGCGGAGAAGAGTGGTGGAACATTGAAAAATGTGGAGGAAGTTGAGAATGCGGCGGAGAAGAGTGAGGGGACTCTGAAGATTGAGCGAAAGCTTGAGGATTTTTCTATAAGAAATGAGAGTCACAGATCGGAGACGCAAAATAGGGTTGTTAATCGCAGATATGGCGATCATAGAGGTTATAATAGGATTGATAATAGGACTCTTAATCGCAGGTATTATGAATATAGAGGTTATAATGGTGGTCTGAGTCGCAGTTATGGGCAGCACAGAGGAAGTTATAGGAGGTTTAATCAGTTTGCAGAGCAGAAGGGGAGACATAGTGGAATGGTTTGGGTGAAGAAAGAAGAGGTTGCTGATGCTGGTGAGGGTGCCAGAGATCGAAGCTCGAGCAACTCAGTGGAGCAATGA